The Deinococcus fonticola nucleotide sequence GGCGCGGATTGCGTTGGGGGCAGGTGAAAACCTGGACGGCCTTACGCTTGAAGGTGGCCCTCATCGTTGCCGCCTACAACTTACGCTTCGCACCTCCGCCCTTCGTTGTCAACCCCTAATCGCCGTTTCATGTGTTTCATTGGCTGGCTGGACGCTGAACAATGTTCAGCACCCCTTCGTACCGATCTTTCAAGTCGGCCCGGTCATTGTCATTCGGTGTGTTCTCCAGGGCGTCTGCGTAGATCATCTCCGCATGGCGGCGCAACTCGGCATGTCTCGCCGGGTCATCCATGCAGGCTGCAATACTGCGAAGCACTTCCAGCATCCTGATGGTCACAGCGGGGCTGCCCTTGCCGTACTGGCGGATCATGTGAAACATGCTGTCCAGCAGGCCGCCGAAGGTCGTGACGGGCCTGACCAGCCGCAGGTGATCGCCGCTGAAGTGAACACCGTCCGGCCAGCTGCGGTCATGCAGGCGGCACAGGGCGTCCCCGAAACGGTCGATCACGTCGATGGCGGTCACGGGATCGTTCACGCCGGGACTCAGGGCGCGGGAGGCCACCTCGGTGAGTTGCCGCACGCTGTACTCCAGATCCTGGCCCTGGAGGCGGGTGCGGCCCAGTGTCAGGGTGTCCATGACTCCATCCGGCAGGTGGGGGATGGCGGTCACGATCACGGAATTGGTGAACACGTAATCGCCCGGTTTGACGTGCAGGCGCAGGGCCACGTCCTCGCGGTCGGCCAGTTTGATTAGCTCTTCCACGTCCACCAGTTGCAGGTAGCCGCCTCTTGGTGCACGGAGGACTTCGCCGTTCTGCCAGTAGTTTTCAGGAGGTGGCTGGCGTTTGCCCTGCGAATCCTCACGCTGGTGGGTGGCTTTTTCCAGCGAGTCCTGCAAATCGTCGCGCAACAGGGTGATGACGCGGGTCATGTTGATACTGGCCGTCACGTGCGCCAGGTAGTAGACCAGTGCGGCAATACAGGCCAGGGCCAGCAGCATGGCCCCGGTTACGTTGTAGTGCGGCACGAACGGGTTTTCCTCACCGCCCTGCACGGCTCGCAGGGAATACAGGGTGAAAGCGAAGGTGGCGATGAAGGTGCCCAGCACCACCTGATTGCCCCGGTCACGTGTGAAGTTGTCCAGCAGCCGTGGCCCCATGTTGCCTGCTGCATAGGAGAGCGCGGCGATGGTGATGGAGAAGACCGTCCCGGCCACGCCTATAGCGCTTCCAGCCACCGCGCCCAGCAGCGTTCTGGCCCCGGTTTCTCCGCCCGAATAGATGAAGTTCAGGCTATCTGGCACGCCGTAGCGTTCCTCGGCGAAAATGCCCAGTTCGGCCAGCACCAGGGCCACCACGGTGAACACGGCGGGCAGGAACCAGAACTGCTGCGTCCACTCCCGCAACCGGAACCGCCATCTCTTCACGCTTTCCTGCGCTCCTGTTGGTCAGCCTCAGCCTGACGGCGGGAACGCGGCGGAGTTGCCCCGGCGGGCCAGCCCTCACGCTGGCGGGTGCGGTCACCGTCGGTTTCTTCAGTCTGGTTGTGGAACAGCACCTGCTGGGTCGGGAAGGGCAGATCGATGCCCTGTGCGGGCAGCGCCTTCTTCAATGTCTCCAGCACGCGGTCTTGCGCCTCGTTGGCCTCGCGGCGGATAGGCGGGTCGATCCAGAAGCGCACGTCCAGGTTCACGCTGAAGTCGCCCAGTTCCTTCACCAGCACCTGCGGGGCGGGGTCTTTCAGCACCGTGTCGATCTGCGCCAGTTCGCGCAGAATCACTTCTTTGGCGTGCGCGATGTCGTCCCCGTACCCGATGCCGATGTTCACGCTCAGACGGCGTTTATCCAGCGCAGTGTTCACCACGACGCGGTTGGTGTACAGCTCGCTGTTGGGAATGACCACCAGGCGGTTGTCGTAGGTGCGCAGCATGGTGGCCCGCACCTGAATGTCCTCGACGGTGCCCTCGTGGTTGCCGGAGACAATCTGATCCCCGATGCGGAAGGGCCGCGTGATCAGGATCAGAAGGCCCGCCAGCAGGTTCTGGAAGATGTCCTTGAACGCGAACCCGATGGCGACGCCGCTGACACCCAGTGCGCCGAAAAGGGACGCTGCCGTGAGCGTGGGGATAATGATGGTCAGCGAAACGAGGAGTCCAAGGGTCAGCACCGCCCACGAGGCGATGCGCCCGAACACCAGCGCAATCCCGCGCGGCTGCCCGGCCCGCTCGGCAATGGCATGAACAGCGTTGCGCACCAGGTTCGATATGAACACGAACAGCAGGAAGACGATCAGGCCGATCAGGATGTTCGGGATGGCCGTCAGGAACCCCTGAAGCATGTTCTGAAGCCGCGTCAGAATCGGCGTGAGTTCAAGCGTCATGATGCTCCAGTGTAGTGGATAGGTCAAAATAGTCGTTCTGGAGCGCGATCATCTCGCGTTCACGCGCTATCCAGCTTCACCACGCTGATTTTCCCGCCGGTTTCCAGCACCGCGAATTTGACTCCGCTCACGTCAGTCAGCCCAGCCGAGCGCAGGTGCTGTTCCAGAATGGCTGGAGAGACCCGCGCATTTTTCATTGCGGCCTCGCGCAACACGCCGTTTTCCACCAGAATCACGGGTTCGTTGTCGAAGAGGCGTTGCGCCGCCTCAGAACGCGCACTCCAGGCCGAGACACCGGACTGCAACAAGACCAGCACCAGCAGGCTGAGGGACGCTTCCACGATGCTTTTTCCGAGGATGGCGCTGGCGACGAGTGATCCGGCGGCCACGTTGGTCAGGAAGTCGTAACTGGTGAAGCTCGCGAAGGTGCGTGACCCGAAAGTGCGGGCCAGCAGCACCACGTAGCCAAACAGGATCAAGGTACTCAGCACGATGCGGGCCAGCAATTCCGTCCGCCAGCCTCCCTCGGGTGTCAGAAGTTCCATGAGTGCCGCTGTCACTGTGTCCATCACTGCCCTCCTAGGCGTCGTTGGCGGGTCCTGTGCGAGCGATGGCTTGCGTCTTCATCTGAGCCAGTTCGGCCCGGATGGCCTCTAACTCGCGCAGCAGGGCCGCGTTGTTGATCTCGTCGTCATCGCCGGGCTGGCGTTGATCCGCGCCGACGAACATGCTGGCGAGCGCCGCCGTGATGTACCCGAACACCGTGAACCCGTACAGGCCCAGCAGGAAGGTCAGGGTGCGTCCCTCGCCCGTCACCGGCCAGTGTTCCGGCCCCAGGCTGGTCAGCAGCATGCCCGTCCAGTACACCCACCCGGCGTAGTTTGCGGGGTTGTTCCCGCCTGTACCCTCGAAGTACGCCATGCCCGCCCCGCCCGCCAGGGTGACCAGCAGCGTCGCCAGCATCACGAAGCCGAATTTGCGCCGCCGCAGGGTACGTTGCAGGGTTTTCAGGCCCCGGTTCAGGCGTGTCAGGATCTGGAAGAGGCGCGTGCCACGGGTCAGCCTGGCCGCCTGCATGACCCGCACCCCCCGGAACGCCCGGAAGAAGCGCAGGAAGCGCAGGGCCGGGAGGGCGAGGCTCAGCGCAGAGAGCCAGTGGCGTTTCAGATACGTCCCTTTATGCGGCGCGAGACTCAGTGACAGCACAAAATCCACGATGAAGATGCCCCAGATGACGTTGCTCAGGGTGTTCGTCCAGGCGGGCACCGGCCCCAGCAATTCCCACACCAGCAGGGCCAGCCACACGAACCCCAGGATGTTCAGCGGGCCGTCGAGCAGTTCGTCCAGGGTACGTAGCGTTTCCCAGCGGACATCGTGCAGTTCCTGCTGCTTGGGCGGGGGAACGGTCATGCCCCAGTCTCCCCGGTCTTCATGACCCCCTTCCGTGACCCGAACAGGAATCAAAAGACCTGCTGGCGTTCACCCCTCGCCTTCCGTCTGAAGTTCCAGGCAGAAGGTCGTCCCCTGCGGCCCGGTCTGCTCGACCCATAGCCTCCCGCCCAGTTGCGCCGCGATCCACTCAGCGATGGCGAGTCCCAGCCCCACCCCCCCGGCCTTGCGGCTGCGGGCCTTGTCCACCCGGTAGAAGCGCTCGAAGATGTGAGGCAGGGCTTCCTGGGGAATGCCGATGCCCTGATCTTGCACGCTCAGGATGGTGCGCGGGCCTTCTCTGCGGATGCTGACGGTCACGCCCGTGCCAGCCGGGCTGTACTTCAGAGCATTGTCCAGCAGGATCAGCAGCAGTTGCCGCAGGCGGTCTTTCTCGCCGGAGACCATGAAGGGTTCGTCGGGGGCGTCCAGCATGACGGTGTGGTCGCCGCTGAGCCTGCGGGCATCCCGGATGGCCTCGGCAGCAATGCCCCGCAGCTCGACGGGAGAGCGTTTCAGGGTGCTGCCCGCGTCACTCTGGGCCAGGAGCAGCAGGTCGTCCACCAGGCGGTTCATGCGCGAGGCTTCCTTCTCGATGTCCGAGAGCATGGTTTCGCGCTCCTGCGCGTCCAGGTGCGGGTGGCGGCGCAGCAGTTCGGTGTTCCCGCGCAGCACCGTCAGGGGCGCACGCAGTTCGTGCGAGGCGTCCCCCACGAAACGCTGCTGCGAATCCCAGGCGGATTGCAGGCTGCCCAGCATGTCGTTGAAGGTGCGGGCCAGGCGACTGAGTTCGTCCTGATTCTTCCCGGTGGGGATGCGCTGCCCCAGGTCGCGGCTGCGAGTGATGCCCCGCGCGGCGTCCATCATGCGTTCCACCGGGCGCAGCACCGACCCGGCCAGCCACCACCCGAACAGGAACACCGCCAGCACCGACAGGCCCATGACGGTCAGCAGCACGCGGGCCAGTTGCCGGGCCGAGTTGTCCAGTGACCCCAGTGGCGTCAGGGCCTCGACGTACCCCAGCCTCTTCCCGGCGTCGCTGCTCACCTCGATCACGTAGCGCCGCCAGCGTTGCCCTTCGACGGACAGCGTGCCGAAGGCAGTATTCGCCCTGGGGTCATCCACCTCCCCGAAAGGAATAGGCAGCACCGCGTAATAGGCAGGCTTGGCCGGGTCAGTGAGCGGAGCCTGCGGGTCGGTGGGCGGTAACCCCGGATCACTGGGGGAACGTGACACCAGTTTTCCATCCAGGGAGTAACTGCGCAGTACCATCACGATGCCGTCCCTCGCGGGGCCAGAGGTGTCGGTTTCCAAAGCGTAAGAACGCCCCGAGGCGCGAATGCCCGTTTCCACCAGCCGCGCACTGCCGATCAGCACCCGGTCGAGGTTCAGGTACTGCTGCCTGACCGAAAAGCTGTACCCCACGAAGCCCAGGATGATCAGCGTCAGCGCCGAGAGCAGCCCGTACCACAGGCTCAGCCGCCAGCGCACACTCACTTATCCGCTCCGTAGCACGTAGCCCACGCCCCGGATGGTATGGATCACGCGCGATTCCCCTTCCGCTTCAAGTTTCTGGCGCAGGAGTTTGATGTACGTTTCCACGATATTCGGGTCACCCAGGTAATCCACGCCCCAAGCGCGGTCGAGCAGCATGGACTTACTCTGCACCCGTTCGGGCTGTTCCATGAACGCCTGCATCAGCCGGAATTCCTGTCCGGTGAAGGTGATGTCGCGCTCACCGCGTTTCACGGTGTGAGTGGCGGCATCCAGGGTGATGTCCTCGAAACGCAGCACCTCCGGCATTTTATCGCGGCGGCGCAGTTGCGTGCGGACGCGGGCCAGCAGCACGTCGAAAGAAAAAGGCTTGGTGACGTAATCGTCCGCCCCCGCTTCCAGCCCTTCCACCTGATGCTCGGGTCTGTCGCGGGCCGTCAGCAGGATCACCGGCAGGTCGTCGTCCACGCTGCGCAGGCGGCGCAATACCTCCAGGCCGTCGATACCGGGCAGCATCACGTCCAGCACGATCAAATCCGCCGGGCGGTCACGGGCGATCTCCAGGCCAGTCTCACCGTCTTCGGCGGCCTCGACCAGATACCCTTCGTAGGCCAGCCCGCGTTCCAGCAGAGTACGGACGCTGGGATCGTCCTCGATGACGAGAATGCGCTGAGTCACATCCCTCAGTTTAGTCCAGGCCGGGAATTCCGGGAATGTGCGCTCCAGCCTGCGTTCAGGTTGGGCACAGGTTTCTTCCAGCCTGAACACCTACGGTCGACCCATGAGAACAACCGAAAATTCGTCCCAGGGCTTATTTCTGCGGGCCACCAGCCTGCGCGGCCTTCCCCTGAGTCACCGGCAGGCCAATGCTGGCACGGTGACCGGGCTGATCTACGACCACATCAGGAAGCAGGTGACTCACCTGAAACTCGCGTCCAGGGTGGACGGCGAGGTGGTGGCCGTTCCCCTGCGCGAAGTGGATTTCAGGCGGGTAGGTCAGAACGAGTTGCGTGTCCCCGCGCTGAATGTCTGGGAGAAGTTACCGGAAACGTATCCCCCGGTGGACAAACTGACGGTGAAGTCGCAGAGCCGCACTGATACGGTGTTTGTGCATGATGTTTGGTTCAACCCACAAACCGGGAAGATCGACAGTTACGAACTGGGCCTGCTGCCAAGAAAGGCTTCCAGCATGCCTTCCCTGTGTGTGAAAGCGAGCCAACTGGCCTTCGAGGACGGACAACTCCTGGCCGCCGATGAACTGCTGGGCGCATTATCCGCCACCTTCAACCTCAGCGTGGGGCTTTCCCGGCCCCTGGCCCGCTGGTCAACGGCGTACACCGGTCACCTGGCCTGACCCCCGTGCAGGTGCTTCAGGTGACGTTCAGGTTCGCTCCAGTTTCCCTCCCGGTTCCCCTTCTACCTTCAGGCCATGCCAGACCAGACCTCTTCTGAAAGCACCGTGTGGGCCAGTGAACTGATGGGCGCATTGGTGCGGACGGATGAAGGGGGGCAGGTGGCCCGCGTGACTGGACTGGTGATGTTTCCACCTCACGGCGTGGTGGCCCTGCAAGTGCAGCCCGTGGGCGCGGCTGAACCCCCGCACACTCATGGGCAGGCACGGGTGCTGCTCTTCGATGCCGCGCTTGGCTACGCGCCGGGCGAGGTGCGGGTGGCGTCGGCGGACGACGTGGTTCCCGCCTTCAAGCTGCCCACCCTGCTCGGACACCTTTCCTCCACCACCCTGCCCCGACTGGGGTCGCGCGTCCGCACATCCGGCGGAAAGCAAATCGGTTTCCTGTGGGACGCCTGCGTGGACAGGTTCACAGGTGAACTGCACCAGTACCGGATCGGCCCGACCTGGCTTCCCGCGCCTGGAGACCGGGGCGTCCTGACCAGTAGTCGCCTGTGGTCATGCACGGCGGGTGAACTGACCATGCCGGAAGAGGACGCTGCGCTGGTCTTAGACCTACTCGGTCAGCTTTCCCGCCCCGCCTGAACCTGGCTGTACCGAAAGGAGTTTTGATGATCAAACCCATGCTTACTGCCGCTGCCCTGACAGCGGCCCTCACGACGGTGGGCAGCCCCGCGACGGCTGCCGCACCCATGCCCACCACCTCTCCCTTCTGCCAGAGCGGCAAGACCGTGCGTTTTGCCGAGATCACCTGGGAGAGCGGACAGTTCATCACCGAAGTCATGCGCCACATCCTCGAAAAGGGCTACGGCTGCAAGACCCGCGCCGTGCCCGGTTCTTCTACCATCACCGAGACCGCCCTGGCGAACGGTGACCTGGAAGTCTGGGCCGAGGAATGGGAAGGGCTGTACGACGTGACGAACAAGGCCGTCGCCAGTGGCAAGGCCACCCTGGTCGGCAAGGTGCTCGGCGGCGGGGCCTTTGAGGGCTGGTTCGTGCCGGACTACGTGGTGAAGGGGGACGCGAAACGCGGTATCAAGCCGATGGCCCCTGGCCTGAAAAGCGTGTATGACCTGCCGAAGTACAAGGCCCTGTTCAAGGACGAAGAGAACCCACGCAAGTCACGCCTGTATGGCTGCTTCCCTGGCTGGGCCTGCCAGAAGACCAACTGGGGCAAGCTACGCGCGTACAAGCTCAACGACTTCGTTCAGTTCAATCCCGGTTCGCAGGCGGCGCTGGACGCCAGTGTCGCCAGTGCCTACAAGCGCGGGGAACCCATCCTGTTCTACTACTGGGGGCCGACCAGCCTGCTCGGCAAGTACAATTTCATTCAACTGGAAGACCCCAAGTACAACAAGGCGTGTTACGACCTGGTGCGCGAGAACAGCCCCAAGTCCTGCCCCAGCGGTTCCCCCGTGACGACCCTGCGCGTGAACCTGAACACGGCCTTTATGAAGCAGGCCCCGGTGCTGACGGGCTTCTTCGAGCGGACGCAATTCACCCTGCCGCAGCTTCAGGGCATGCTGGCCCGCATGATCGACGAGCGCATGAAGCCCGACGCGGCAGCACGCGAGTACCTGAAGAAGTACCCGGACACCTGGACGAAATGGGTTCCGGCTGAGGTGGCCACCAAGGTACAGGCGAGCCTGAAGTAACTGTCCTGAATTCTGGAGGCCTGTGGGATCTCACCTCCCCACGGGCCTCCAACTCTTGAGGAGTCACCATGTTTCCTGAAATTCCCTTCCCAGACCTGTCCATCATCGACCCGGTGAATAATGGCGTGGACTGGATCGTGGCTCACTGGGGGAGCTTCTTCCGCGAACTCAGCAACGGCATGCGCGATCACCTGCTGAACCCCATCAACCGGGGCCTCCAGTGGACTCCGCCTTACCTGTTCATCGTGGTGGTCGGACTGCTGGCCTGGCACGCCACCCGCAAGTGGGGAATGGCCCTGGGCATCATGCTGGGCCTCTTCCTGATCGGCTCGTTCGGGCTTTGGAACAAGATGCTGCTCACCACCACGCTGATGCTGGTGTCCACCCTGGTGAGCGTGCTGATCGGCATTCCCACCGGCATCTGGATGGCCCGCAGCGACCGCTTCAGGAACTTCATGCTGCCGGTGCTGGACGTGATGCAGACCATGCCCAGCTTCGTGTACCTGATCCCGGTGATCATGCTGTTCAGCCTGGGGCAAGTTCCCGCCGTGTTCGCTACGGTCATTTATGCCCTGCCGCCGCTGATTCGCCTGACGGACCTGGGGATTCGCCAGGTGGACGGCGAGGTGCTGGAAGCCGCCC carries:
- a CDS encoding ABC transporter permease — encoded protein: MFPEIPFPDLSIIDPVNNGVDWIVAHWGSFFRELSNGMRDHLLNPINRGLQWTPPYLFIVVVGLLAWHATRKWGMALGIMLGLFLIGSFGLWNKMLLTTTLMLVSTLVSVLIGIPTGIWMARSDRFRNFMLPVLDVMQTMPSFVYLIPVIMLFSLGQVPAVFATVIYALPPLIRLTDLGIRQVDGEVLEAARSFGTTDQQLLWKVQMPLARPSIMAGINQTIMMALAMVVLASMIGARGLGQDVLAGINTLDIGVGLQGGIAIVILAIVIDRITQGYGTPRRAKHKLNQPTATATKARASEDSPQQEVKA
- a CDS encoding response regulator transcription factor produces the protein MTQRILVIEDDPSVRTLLERGLAYEGYLVEAAEDGETGLEIARDRPADLIVLDVMLPGIDGLEVLRRLRSVDDDLPVILLTARDRPEHQVEGLEAGADDYVTKPFSFDVLLARVRTQLRRRDKMPEVLRFEDITLDAATHTVKRGERDITFTGQEFRLMQAFMEQPERVQSKSMLLDRAWGVDYLGDPNIVETYIKLLRQKLEAEGESRVIHTIRGVGYVLRSG
- a CDS encoding mechanosensitive ion channel family protein, whose translation is MTLELTPILTRLQNMLQGFLTAIPNILIGLIVFLLFVFISNLVRNAVHAIAERAGQPRGIALVFGRIASWAVLTLGLLVSLTIIIPTLTAASLFGALGVSGVAIGFAFKDIFQNLLAGLLILITRPFRIGDQIVSGNHEGTVEDIQVRATMLRTYDNRLVVIPNSELYTNRVVVNTALDKRRLSVNIGIGYGDDIAHAKEVILRELAQIDTVLKDPAPQVLVKELGDFSVNLDVRFWIDPPIRREANEAQDRVLETLKKALPAQGIDLPFPTQQVLFHNQTEETDGDRTRQREGWPAGATPPRSRRQAEADQQERRKA
- a CDS encoding DUF421 domain-containing protein; the protein is MDTVTAALMELLTPEGGWRTELLARIVLSTLILFGYVVLLARTFGSRTFASFTSYDFLTNVAAGSLVASAILGKSIVEASLSLLVLVLLQSGVSAWSARSEAAQRLFDNEPVILVENGVLREAAMKNARVSPAILEQHLRSAGLTDVSGVKFAVLETGGKISVVKLDSA
- a CDS encoding DUF2254 domain-containing protein; translated protein: MKRWRFRLREWTQQFWFLPAVFTVVALVLAELGIFAEERYGVPDSLNFIYSGGETGARTLLGAVAGSAIGVAGTVFSITIAALSYAAGNMGPRLLDNFTRDRGNQVVLGTFIATFAFTLYSLRAVQGGEENPFVPHYNVTGAMLLALACIAALVYYLAHVTASINMTRVITLLRDDLQDSLEKATHQREDSQGKRQPPPENYWQNGEVLRAPRGGYLQLVDVEELIKLADREDVALRLHVKPGDYVFTNSVIVTAIPHLPDGVMDTLTLGRTRLQGQDLEYSVRQLTEVASRALSPGVNDPVTAIDVIDRFGDALCRLHDRSWPDGVHFSGDHLRLVRPVTTFGGLLDSMFHMIRQYGKGSPAVTIRMLEVLRSIAACMDDPARHAELRRHAEMIYADALENTPNDNDRADLKDRYEGVLNIVQRPASQ
- a CDS encoding ABC transporter substrate-binding protein — translated: MIKPMLTAAALTAALTTVGSPATAAAPMPTTSPFCQSGKTVRFAEITWESGQFITEVMRHILEKGYGCKTRAVPGSSTITETALANGDLEVWAEEWEGLYDVTNKAVASGKATLVGKVLGGGAFEGWFVPDYVVKGDAKRGIKPMAPGLKSVYDLPKYKALFKDEENPRKSRLYGCFPGWACQKTNWGKLRAYKLNDFVQFNPGSQAALDASVASAYKRGEPILFYYWGPTSLLGKYNFIQLEDPKYNKACYDLVRENSPKSCPSGSPVTTLRVNLNTAFMKQAPVLTGFFERTQFTLPQLQGMLARMIDERMKPDAAAREYLKKYPDTWTKWVPAEVATKVQASLK
- a CDS encoding sensor histidine kinase — its product is MSVRWRLSLWYGLLSALTLIILGFVGYSFSVRQQYLNLDRVLIGSARLVETGIRASGRSYALETDTSGPARDGIVMVLRSYSLDGKLVSRSPSDPGLPPTDPQAPLTDPAKPAYYAVLPIPFGEVDDPRANTAFGTLSVEGQRWRRYVIEVSSDAGKRLGYVEALTPLGSLDNSARQLARVLLTVMGLSVLAVFLFGWWLAGSVLRPVERMMDAARGITRSRDLGQRIPTGKNQDELSRLARTFNDMLGSLQSAWDSQQRFVGDASHELRAPLTVLRGNTELLRRHPHLDAQERETMLSDIEKEASRMNRLVDDLLLLAQSDAGSTLKRSPVELRGIAAEAIRDARRLSGDHTVMLDAPDEPFMVSGEKDRLRQLLLILLDNALKYSPAGTGVTVSIRREGPRTILSVQDQGIGIPQEALPHIFERFYRVDKARSRKAGGVGLGLAIAEWIAAQLGGRLWVEQTGPQGTTFCLELQTEGEG
- a CDS encoding ion transporter — encoded protein: MTVPPPKQQELHDVRWETLRTLDELLDGPLNILGFVWLALLVWELLGPVPAWTNTLSNVIWGIFIVDFVLSLSLAPHKGTYLKRHWLSALSLALPALRFLRFFRAFRGVRVMQAARLTRGTRLFQILTRLNRGLKTLQRTLRRRKFGFVMLATLLVTLAGGAGMAYFEGTGGNNPANYAGWVYWTGMLLTSLGPEHWPVTGEGRTLTFLLGLYGFTVFGYITAALASMFVGADQRQPGDDDEINNAALLRELEAIRAELAQMKTQAIARTGPANDA